The following proteins come from a genomic window of Pyxidicoccus sp. MSG2:
- a CDS encoding LysR family transcriptional regulator: MDDIGPPPNPRLDIRDLRVVLALASAGTTAQAATVLHLTQPAVSRALLSAEDKLGARLFDRTPRGLVLTTAGEQLVAGAKRLLVEWGDLEHRVRTPVAPPVRLRLVCECYTAYHWLPSALVKLRQSLPGLQLALAVEHTQSPVSALVAGDIDVALITSATVPRTGLEVRQVFSDEVIFVMSASHPLASRKALTRDDLRESTLLTGQTPPAEVHWFMTRAFGRERPRLRFERLPLTEAILDVARAGMGVAVLSEWIAGPHLGKGDLVAKRLTSGPLRRPWRIAWRPEVGDAALRLAAALEPTVPRALAVG; encoded by the coding sequence ATGGATGACATCGGCCCTCCCCCGAACCCCCGCCTGGACATCCGAGACCTGCGCGTCGTGCTCGCCCTGGCGTCCGCCGGCACCACCGCGCAGGCGGCCACCGTGCTGCACCTCACGCAGCCCGCGGTGAGCCGCGCGCTCCTGTCAGCGGAGGACAAGCTGGGGGCGCGCCTCTTCGACCGCACGCCTCGCGGGCTCGTGCTCACCACGGCGGGAGAGCAGCTCGTCGCTGGCGCGAAGCGCCTGCTCGTCGAATGGGGGGACCTGGAGCACCGCGTGCGCACGCCGGTGGCCCCGCCCGTCCGACTCCGCCTCGTCTGCGAGTGCTACACCGCCTACCACTGGCTGCCTTCCGCGCTCGTGAAGCTGCGCCAGAGCCTGCCAGGGCTCCAGCTCGCCCTGGCGGTGGAGCACACGCAGTCCCCCGTCTCCGCGCTCGTGGCGGGAGACATCGACGTCGCCCTCATCACCTCCGCCACCGTGCCCCGCACCGGGCTCGAGGTGCGGCAGGTCTTCTCGGACGAGGTCATCTTCGTCATGTCGGCGTCGCACCCGCTGGCGTCGCGCAAGGCGCTCACGCGGGACGACCTCCGCGAGAGCACCCTGCTGACGGGACAGACGCCCCCCGCGGAGGTGCACTGGTTCATGACCCGCGCGTTCGGCCGCGAGCGGCCGAGACTCCGCTTCGAGCGGCTGCCGCTCACGGAGGCCATCCTCGACGTGGCCCGCGCGGGCATGGGCGTCGCCGTGCTCTCCGAGTGGATTGCCGGCCCCCACCTCGGCAAGGGAGACCTGGTCGCGAAGCGGCTCACGTCCGGTCCGCTGCGCAGGCCCTGGCGCATCGCCTGGCGGCCCGAGGTCGGCGACGCCGCGCTCCGCCTCGCGGCCGCCCTCGAACCCACCGTCCCTCGCGCACTCGCGGTGGGCTGA
- a CDS encoding metalloregulator ArsR/SmtB family transcription factor: MDAFIALSDPTRRRIVELLAGGERSAGELGASFDISAPAISQHLKVLKEARLVQVRAEAQRRIYALDAAGLDALEGWVDRIRGFWNERLDVLEQRLAAHPETKKRRRP, encoded by the coding sequence GTGGACGCCTTCATTGCCCTCTCCGACCCCACGCGTCGGCGCATCGTGGAATTGCTCGCCGGCGGCGAGCGCTCGGCCGGGGAGCTGGGGGCGAGCTTCGACATCAGCGCCCCCGCCATCTCCCAGCACCTGAAGGTGCTGAAGGAGGCGCGCCTGGTCCAGGTCCGCGCCGAGGCCCAGCGCCGCATCTACGCGCTGGACGCCGCGGGCCTCGACGCGCTCGAGGGCTGGGTCGACCGCATCCGAGGCTTCTGGAACGAGCGGCTCGACGTGCTCGAGCAGCGACTGGCAGCGCACCCCGAAACGAAGAAACGGAGACGCCCTTGA
- a CDS encoding SRPBCC domain-containing protein, with protein sequence MNPSAPPPEERRTRLERLLPGSLELVWRYLTEPELLAEWLAVSRIELREGGRVELQPLRTEGAEQRPTERTVQGVVTRCEPPRVLAFTWSDVGTPHSEVTFELTPQGEKVRLVLTHWRAPVCAVATGSGGPVLDSLASRLGGEGLPRRARTRVGARPLFRRPSLRAVRRVHATYTEAVR encoded by the coding sequence TTGAACCCCTCCGCCCCGCCGCCCGAGGAGCGCCGCACACGTCTCGAGCGACTGCTCCCGGGCTCACTGGAGCTCGTCTGGCGCTACCTGACCGAGCCGGAGTTGCTGGCCGAGTGGCTCGCCGTCTCCCGAATCGAGCTGCGAGAGGGAGGCCGCGTCGAGCTCCAGCCGCTCCGCACGGAAGGCGCGGAGCAGCGCCCCACGGAGCGCACCGTGCAGGGCGTGGTGACACGGTGCGAGCCACCGCGCGTGCTGGCCTTCACGTGGAGCGATGTGGGGACACCCCACTCGGAGGTCACCTTCGAGCTGACGCCGCAGGGCGAGAAGGTCCGGCTCGTCCTCACGCACTGGCGCGCCCCGGTGTGCGCCGTGGCCACCGGCTCTGGCGGCCCGGTGCTCGACTCGCTCGCCTCGCGCCTCGGTGGGGAGGGGTTGCCCCGGCGTGCACGCACGCGGGTGGGTGCCCGCCCGCTCTTCAGGAGACCTTCACTCCGGGCCGTGCGCCGGGTGCATGCGACGTACACGGAGGCCGTGCGATGA
- the clpP gene encoding ATP-dependent Clp endopeptidase proteolytic subunit ClpP, with the protein MNIPYVVEQTHRGERTYDLYSRLLKDRIIMLGTEVNDDVANIIVAQLLFLESEDPEKPISLYINSPGGSVTAGLAIYDTMQYVRAPVSTICVGQAASFGAMLLLAGAKGRRYALPNARIMMHQPHGGAKGQATDLEIQVREMLRLKQRLNEITQKHTGHALERIEKDTDRDYYMSAEEARQYGIIDEVVVRPLSSREPEAR; encoded by the coding sequence ATGAACATTCCCTACGTCGTCGAGCAGACGCACCGCGGAGAGCGGACGTACGACCTGTACAGCCGGCTGCTCAAGGACCGCATCATCATGCTGGGCACGGAGGTGAACGACGATGTGGCCAACATCATCGTCGCCCAGTTGCTCTTCCTGGAGAGCGAGGACCCGGAGAAGCCCATCAGCCTCTACATCAACTCGCCGGGAGGCAGCGTCACCGCGGGGCTCGCCATCTACGACACCATGCAGTACGTGCGCGCTCCGGTGTCCACCATCTGCGTGGGGCAGGCCGCCAGCTTCGGCGCGATGCTCCTGCTGGCGGGAGCCAAGGGCCGCCGCTACGCCCTGCCGAATGCGCGCATCATGATGCACCAGCCCCACGGAGGGGCGAAGGGCCAGGCCACGGACCTCGAAATCCAGGTGCGGGAGATGCTGCGCCTCAAGCAGCGCCTCAACGAAATCACCCAGAAGCACACCGGCCACGCCCTCGAGCGCATCGAGAAGGACACCGACCGCGACTACTACATGAGCGCCGAGGAGGCCCGTCAGTACGGCATCATCGACGAGGTCGTGGTCCGCCCGCTGTCGTCCAGGGAGCCCGAGGCCCGCTAG
- a CDS encoding M4 family metallopeptidase, producing the protein MQRRIPGPMVVESQKQRTIYDVKNSQALPGTVVRTEGQGDTGDPAVDEAYVGLGATYDLYGEVFGRNSIDGNGMQLLAHVHYSENYDNAFWDGERMVFGDGDGDLFNRFTIAVDVIGHELAHGVTEHEGPLTYFLQAGALNESLSDVFGSLVKQRLLNQTAEQADWLIGAGLFTDNVEGVALRSMKDPGTAYDDDVLGKDPQPGHMRDFVSTWEDNGGVHINSGIPNRAFCIAATQLGGYSWERAGHIWYEALRDPRLRSNSSFLSFARLTVMAAGRLYGTGQDEEKAIRDAWSQVGIRVSRERAGEPVWGPGVQLPKQPQQPPAH; encoded by the coding sequence ATGCAGAGACGCATTCCCGGACCGATGGTCGTCGAGAGCCAGAAGCAGCGGACCATCTATGACGTGAAGAACTCGCAGGCCCTGCCGGGGACGGTGGTGCGCACCGAGGGCCAGGGCGACACCGGAGACCCGGCGGTCGACGAAGCCTATGTGGGCCTGGGCGCGACGTATGACCTCTACGGGGAAGTCTTCGGCCGCAACTCCATCGACGGCAACGGGATGCAGCTCCTCGCCCACGTCCACTACAGCGAGAACTACGACAACGCCTTCTGGGATGGCGAGCGCATGGTGTTTGGCGATGGAGATGGAGACCTCTTCAACCGCTTCACCATCGCAGTGGACGTCATCGGCCACGAGCTGGCGCACGGAGTCACCGAGCACGAAGGCCCGCTCACCTACTTCCTCCAGGCGGGCGCGCTCAACGAGTCGCTCTCCGATGTGTTCGGCTCGCTGGTGAAGCAGCGCCTGCTGAACCAGACGGCGGAGCAGGCCGACTGGCTCATCGGCGCGGGGCTCTTCACGGACAACGTCGAGGGCGTGGCCCTGCGCTCCATGAAGGACCCGGGCACGGCGTACGACGACGACGTGCTGGGCAAGGACCCGCAGCCGGGCCACATGCGGGACTTCGTGAGCACGTGGGAGGACAACGGGGGCGTGCACATCAACTCCGGCATCCCCAACCGGGCCTTCTGCATCGCGGCCACCCAGCTGGGAGGCTACTCGTGGGAGCGGGCCGGCCACATCTGGTACGAGGCGCTGAGAGACCCGCGGCTCCGGTCCAACTCGTCCTTCCTCTCCTTCGCGCGGCTCACGGTGATGGCGGCCGGCCGGCTCTACGGCACCGGGCAGGACGAGGAGAAGGCGATTCGCGACGCCTGGAGCCAGGTGGGCATCCGCGTCTCGCGCGAGCGGGCGGGCGAACCCGTCTGGGGCCCCGGAGTGCAGCTCCCGAAGCAGCCGCAGCAGCCCCCCGCGCACTGA
- a CDS encoding protealysin inhibitor emfourin, with product MRIELKREGGLAFFPGLARPKSLETGALPPETAEAIQRGVRDARFFEQPATVGTATRGAADQTRYTVTIEDEGRRHTVQLLEPVEEPHLRALLELLKKAEKEHRASAHAHP from the coding sequence ATGCGAATCGAGCTCAAGCGGGAGGGAGGCCTCGCCTTCTTCCCGGGCCTCGCCAGGCCGAAGTCACTGGAGACGGGAGCGCTTCCCCCGGAGACGGCGGAGGCCATCCAGCGCGGCGTGCGCGACGCGCGCTTCTTCGAGCAGCCCGCCACCGTGGGCACGGCCACGCGGGGGGCCGCGGACCAGACGCGCTACACCGTCACCATCGAGGACGAGGGGCGGCGGCACACGGTGCAGCTCCTCGAGCCCGTGGAGGAGCCGCACCTGCGCGCCCTGCTGGAGCTGCTCAAGAAGGCGGAGAAGGAGCACCGGGCCTCGGCGCACGCGCATCCGTAG
- a CDS encoding outer membrane beta-barrel protein: MRAGIRLGLCFALLVGGSALAQEGSVSSKPYVEWQGPYFLLGLGAEGYTGELAANLNPGLSYDAIIGYRTSNILGFEVGYSGGVNDIDTSGDGVGGPDIVRNGAQAALSVGLTSNSRLQPYVLGGIGVERYSVRSGVSFRYFDDTGGYVPVGAGLRYRLTPGLTAEVRGTYNALFSQDFAPITDEDVLDGRYQGMLQFGGVY; the protein is encoded by the coding sequence ATGAGGGCAGGCATCCGGTTGGGGCTGTGCTTCGCGTTGCTCGTGGGAGGGAGCGCGCTCGCCCAGGAGGGCTCCGTGTCGAGCAAGCCGTACGTGGAATGGCAGGGCCCCTATTTCCTGCTGGGGCTCGGCGCGGAGGGCTACACCGGCGAACTCGCCGCCAACCTCAATCCGGGCCTCTCCTACGACGCCATCATCGGCTACCGCACCTCGAACATCCTCGGCTTCGAGGTGGGCTACAGCGGTGGCGTCAATGACATCGACACGTCGGGCGACGGCGTCGGCGGCCCGGACATCGTGCGCAACGGTGCCCAGGCGGCGCTCTCCGTGGGCCTCACCTCCAACTCGCGGCTCCAGCCCTACGTGCTGGGCGGCATTGGCGTGGAGCGCTACTCCGTCCGCAGTGGTGTGTCCTTCCGATACTTCGATGACACGGGTGGCTACGTCCCCGTCGGAGCGGGCCTGCGCTACCGGCTCACCCCGGGCCTCACCGCCGAGGTCCGGGGCACCTACAACGCCCTCTTCAGCCAGGACTTCGCCCCCATCACCGACGAGGACGTGCTCGACGGGCGCTATCAGGGCATGTTGCAGTTCGGCGGCGTCTACTGA
- a CDS encoding MopE-related protein: protein MKWLSLFAVLLTGCLVPSLDEVEAEGPPGTCDAEHPCVTGYFCVEGICQTNAGPSCEPGNTALCDLQKGVCEGKARACIEGHEESVCTAASYGMDYEPAETLCDNKDNDCDGATDEALTLACAKQQGVCEGSVQACTEGTYPACDDAVYLANNGAYQPFEQSCDGQDNDCDGQKDAWSPINVSRTTPTDGAPDAVRSRNVAAISVSQGGQSPVLLTLYEEGDRILARTFTPDGRVSQGKAPSATVPQASTVTEPVLASNGLVHVGAWIEELPPGSGTVTHRVMVAPLGIDGVSTIQDRAAVPIFDQGRPLRLALSVSNNRALVVVEQAQESGGPRLWAVTMPLSFPPPGDSIKTQQIGVGATGSRPSVFPPRSATETFFVAYESATGIRVASVRDDATVSPLTGIDVEGASQPQVFSDETSGGVQGYTVCFVPPTRDRISVAHCTGGTCSPQPELVGAPLSGPIQDLRITSRSPTSQEPLLATWVSSGTVQVFLPSVGTEGSLLQANSAGSAFRPVPVVLEAGVSGGGKGLVIFDTEGNTSGGLARDEIFVLPVCLP, encoded by the coding sequence ATGAAGTGGCTCTCCCTGTTCGCCGTGCTGCTCACCGGCTGTCTCGTTCCCAGCCTCGATGAAGTCGAGGCAGAAGGACCGCCGGGCACCTGCGACGCCGAGCACCCCTGCGTCACCGGCTACTTCTGCGTCGAGGGCATCTGTCAGACCAACGCGGGCCCAAGCTGCGAGCCAGGGAACACTGCCCTGTGCGACCTGCAAAAGGGAGTCTGCGAGGGCAAGGCCCGGGCGTGCATCGAGGGCCACGAGGAATCGGTGTGCACCGCCGCGTCGTACGGCATGGACTATGAGCCGGCCGAAACGCTCTGCGACAACAAGGACAACGACTGCGACGGCGCCACGGATGAAGCACTCACCCTGGCCTGCGCGAAGCAGCAGGGCGTCTGCGAGGGCAGCGTCCAGGCCTGCACCGAAGGCACCTATCCCGCCTGTGACGACGCGGTGTATCTGGCGAACAACGGCGCCTATCAGCCCTTCGAACAGAGCTGCGACGGCCAGGACAACGACTGCGACGGCCAGAAGGATGCCTGGTCACCCATCAATGTCAGCCGGACCACGCCCACGGACGGCGCACCGGACGCGGTGCGCTCGCGGAACGTGGCAGCCATCTCTGTGTCCCAGGGGGGCCAGTCTCCCGTGCTCCTCACCCTCTACGAGGAGGGAGACCGCATCCTCGCGCGCACGTTCACCCCGGATGGCAGGGTGAGCCAGGGCAAGGCCCCGAGCGCCACCGTCCCCCAGGCCTCCACGGTGACTGAGCCGGTGCTTGCATCCAACGGGCTGGTCCACGTGGGCGCATGGATTGAAGAGCTCCCGCCGGGCAGCGGCACGGTGACCCACCGGGTCATGGTGGCGCCGCTGGGAATCGATGGCGTGTCCACCATCCAGGACCGGGCTGCTGTTCCCATCTTCGACCAGGGTCGGCCGCTGCGTCTGGCGCTTTCGGTGAGCAACAACCGGGCCCTCGTGGTGGTCGAGCAGGCCCAGGAGTCCGGGGGACCACGGCTGTGGGCCGTCACCATGCCCCTCAGCTTTCCGCCCCCTGGGGACTCCATCAAGACGCAGCAGATCGGCGTTGGCGCCACGGGTTCGCGTCCCTCCGTTTTTCCGCCCCGCTCGGCGACGGAGACCTTCTTCGTGGCCTACGAGAGCGCCACGGGCATCCGGGTGGCCTCGGTGCGGGATGACGCGACGGTGAGTCCGCTGACAGGAATTGACGTCGAGGGTGCGAGCCAACCGCAGGTCTTCAGCGATGAGACTTCCGGGGGCGTGCAGGGTTACACCGTGTGCTTCGTGCCCCCCACGCGCGACCGCATCTCGGTGGCCCACTGCACCGGCGGCACGTGCAGCCCGCAGCCGGAGCTGGTCGGCGCCCCCCTCTCCGGCCCCATCCAGGACCTGAGGATCACCTCCCGCTCGCCCACTTCGCAGGAACCGCTTCTGGCCACCTGGGTGTCCAGCGGCACGGTCCAGGTCTTCCTTCCGAGCGTCGGCACGGAAGGCTCGCTCCTGCAGGCCAACTCCGCGGGCAGCGCCTTCCGCCCTGTCCCCGTCGTCCTCGAAGCTGGGGTATCCGGAGGAGGAAAGGGCCTCGTGATCTTCGACACCGAGGGGAACACCTCAGGTGGCCTGGCCCGCGACGAAATCTTCGTCCTCCCGGTGTGTCTCCCGTGA
- a CDS encoding bifunctional serine/threonine-protein kinase/formylglycine-generating enzyme family protein, giving the protein MRPPTSSCLTDEVLVDLLEGRLPDEDLARVHRHASGCDDCRTLLATFTPGIQHSGEAAAQAFESADTSREPGLSWTPPDAFDEFRLEGPIGRGGMGVVFLAHDTSLDRRVAVKFMASSQPDARVRENFATEARALARVQHANIVNVFSVGEVGGRPYIVSEYVVGQSLAELPLPVPWRRVLALGVGLARGLAAAHRQGVLHRDLKPSNALVTREGEVKLLDFGLAERFEAEAAPEPGSRFVAGTVPYMAPELLAGAPATPRSDIYALGLILHELCTGEVPRRAPVGSEPPPRAALGPDLDPDFAALITRCLAANPFERFVSADALCEALGRLERLCAPEPLVAGNPYRGLAPFEAEHRSLFFGREADIRAVLERLRSRPLVLVAGDSGAGKSSLCRAGVLPRVAAGALDDGREQVTLTLWPGHRPLEALAAALAPVLGQKEAELVTALADRPAWLGQALREAHSRGRGLLLFIDQLEELITLSEPVQAAHFARLLGELALPSAGLHVLLAARGDFLTRLCALPGLGDEAERGLYILRPLSPEGVREAIVGPARSRGVVFESGELLQTLVDSTAHGVGSLPLLQFALAELWERRNPAQGRITREALDAMGGVAGALSRHADGVLARLGPAEHAAAHRLLIQLVTAEGTRIERGEDALAEASDGASRAALRALVEGRLLHTRTVGGQPRWEIAHESLIQSWGTLRDWLDDDIGQRVLRKRVEGASAEWERLLRAREALWGQRQLDEARLLDLSILGPRERAFLLASRRAVTRERWGRRLAVLVVALAIFASGGQRLLAYLVDARLFAEELATARGALAEGRALAGQAREGSEKAMVLFGGWSPSSVGLGAMWEATGTRRAANEQWTETLAMHDRTDAAYTRASQALERALSRDPRHAEARRLTAEVLYERVLLAELFHQRRERDEWAQRLEREADISKEGAEWLQRLRAPAELEVVTTPPGAQVELERYTQVEGRLRREPFPEAGSLGLTPISRLLLPEGSYALRITHPGRAPVEVPLLLTHGARETVRLTLPTTVPDGYAYVPQGCFLLGSAEPEEVRRFTYSPPIHRFCLNEGYLIGRREVTFGDWLAYLDDLPPDAPARRILEQPRFGDGGAVSLWKHPKDGWLFSFQHSREEFSAVKVGEDFVYTGRTRRNTADWRRFPLSGVSARDLDGYFYWLDRTKRLPGARLCGQHEWEYAARGADGRRYPHGDQLQPDDANVDETYDRQPTAFGPDMVGAHPDSVSPFGLEDMAGNAYELTRAATPGFGRVVLRGGAWYYDAFLAASADLSPGDPTARDARIGVRVCASFSPG; this is encoded by the coding sequence ATGCGTCCGCCCACCTCCAGTTGTCTGACGGACGAGGTCCTGGTGGACCTCCTCGAGGGCCGACTGCCAGACGAAGACCTGGCCCGTGTCCATCGACACGCTTCCGGGTGCGACGACTGCCGCACCCTCCTGGCAACCTTCACGCCTGGAATTCAACACTCGGGGGAAGCAGCCGCGCAGGCCTTCGAGTCAGCTGACACCTCACGGGAGCCGGGGCTGTCCTGGACGCCCCCCGACGCGTTCGACGAGTTCCGCCTCGAAGGGCCCATTGGCCGTGGCGGCATGGGCGTCGTCTTCCTGGCGCACGACACCTCGTTGGACCGGCGCGTGGCGGTGAAGTTCATGGCCTCGAGCCAGCCCGATGCCCGGGTCCGGGAGAACTTCGCGACCGAGGCCCGGGCCCTGGCGCGCGTGCAGCACGCCAACATCGTCAATGTCTTCAGCGTCGGTGAGGTGGGCGGCCGCCCTTACATCGTCTCCGAGTACGTCGTCGGCCAGAGCCTCGCGGAGCTGCCCCTGCCGGTGCCCTGGCGCCGCGTCCTTGCCCTGGGCGTGGGCCTGGCTCGGGGGCTCGCGGCGGCGCATCGCCAGGGCGTGCTCCACCGCGACCTCAAGCCCTCCAACGCCCTGGTCACCCGGGAAGGGGAGGTGAAGCTGCTCGACTTCGGCCTGGCCGAGCGCTTCGAGGCGGAAGCGGCCCCGGAGCCCGGCTCACGCTTCGTCGCCGGCACGGTGCCCTACATGGCGCCCGAGCTGCTCGCGGGTGCTCCGGCGACGCCTCGGAGCGATATCTACGCCCTGGGCCTCATCCTCCACGAGCTGTGCACGGGCGAGGTGCCGCGTCGCGCGCCTGTCGGGTCGGAGCCGCCCCCTCGCGCCGCGCTCGGGCCGGACCTCGACCCGGACTTCGCCGCGCTCATCACCCGGTGCCTCGCGGCCAATCCATTCGAGCGCTTCGTCTCGGCCGACGCTCTCTGCGAGGCCCTGGGGCGGCTCGAGCGCCTCTGCGCGCCAGAGCCGCTGGTCGCCGGCAATCCCTACCGCGGCCTGGCGCCCTTCGAGGCCGAGCACCGGTCGCTCTTCTTCGGGCGCGAGGCCGACATCCGCGCCGTGCTGGAGCGTCTCCGCTCCCGGCCCCTGGTGCTCGTGGCCGGAGACTCCGGGGCAGGAAAGTCCTCGCTGTGCCGCGCGGGCGTGCTGCCCCGGGTGGCCGCGGGCGCCCTGGACGACGGCCGTGAGCAGGTCACCCTCACGCTGTGGCCCGGTCACCGCCCGCTCGAGGCCCTGGCCGCCGCGCTCGCGCCCGTGCTGGGCCAGAAGGAAGCGGAGCTCGTGACCGCGCTCGCGGACAGGCCGGCCTGGCTCGGGCAGGCGCTGCGCGAGGCGCACTCGCGCGGGCGGGGGCTGCTGCTATTCATCGACCAGCTCGAGGAGCTCATCACCCTTTCCGAGCCGGTCCAGGCGGCGCACTTCGCTCGCCTCCTCGGGGAGCTCGCCCTGCCGTCGGCGGGACTCCACGTGTTGCTGGCGGCGCGCGGTGATTTCCTGACGCGACTGTGCGCGCTGCCCGGCCTGGGCGACGAGGCCGAGCGGGGGCTCTACATCCTGCGTCCCCTGTCCCCCGAGGGAGTGCGTGAGGCCATCGTCGGCCCCGCGCGCAGCCGGGGCGTGGTCTTCGAGTCCGGTGAGCTCCTCCAGACGCTGGTCGACTCCACGGCGCACGGTGTGGGCAGCCTGCCGCTCCTCCAGTTCGCGCTCGCCGAGCTGTGGGAGCGGCGCAATCCCGCGCAGGGCCGCATCACGCGTGAGGCACTCGACGCGATGGGCGGGGTGGCCGGAGCGCTGTCCCGGCATGCGGATGGGGTGCTCGCGCGCCTGGGTCCGGCCGAGCACGCGGCGGCACACCGCCTCCTGATTCAATTGGTGACGGCGGAGGGCACGCGCATCGAGCGCGGCGAGGACGCGCTCGCCGAGGCCTCGGATGGGGCCTCTCGCGCCGCCCTTCGTGCGCTCGTCGAAGGCCGGCTGCTGCACACGCGCACCGTGGGTGGCCAGCCGCGCTGGGAGATCGCCCACGAGTCGCTCATCCAGAGCTGGGGCACGCTCCGCGACTGGCTGGATGACGACATCGGCCAGCGCGTGCTGCGCAAGCGGGTCGAGGGGGCCAGTGCCGAGTGGGAGCGCCTCCTGCGTGCCCGCGAGGCACTCTGGGGGCAGCGGCAGCTCGACGAGGCGCGTCTGCTCGACCTCTCCATCCTGGGCCCGCGCGAGCGCGCCTTTCTCCTCGCCTCTCGCCGCGCCGTGACACGTGAGCGCTGGGGGCGCCGGCTCGCGGTCCTCGTCGTCGCGCTCGCCATCTTCGCCTCTGGCGGTCAGCGGCTGCTGGCGTACCTCGTGGACGCGCGATTGTTCGCCGAGGAGCTCGCCACCGCGCGGGGGGCGCTCGCCGAGGGTCGTGCCCTCGCCGGGCAGGCCCGGGAGGGCAGTGAGAAGGCGATGGTGCTGTTCGGCGGCTGGTCGCCTTCGTCCGTGGGCCTCGGGGCCATGTGGGAAGCCACGGGCACCAGGAGGGCCGCCAATGAGCAATGGACCGAGACGCTCGCCATGCATGACCGGACCGATGCGGCCTACACTCGCGCCAGCCAGGCCCTTGAGCGGGCGCTGAGTCGAGATCCCCGCCACGCGGAAGCGCGCCGGCTCACCGCGGAGGTCCTCTACGAGCGAGTCCTTCTCGCCGAGCTCTTCCATCAACGCCGCGAGCGTGACGAGTGGGCGCAGCGCCTGGAGCGGGAGGCGGACATCTCGAAGGAGGGCGCGGAGTGGCTGCAACGGCTCCGGGCTCCGGCCGAGCTCGAGGTGGTGACCACGCCTCCTGGTGCGCAGGTCGAGCTCGAGCGCTACACCCAGGTGGAGGGGAGGCTTCGCCGAGAGCCCTTTCCGGAGGCGGGTTCCCTGGGGCTGACACCCATCTCCCGCCTCCTTCTTCCCGAGGGCTCCTATGCGCTTCGCATCACGCATCCAGGACGCGCTCCAGTGGAGGTGCCGTTGCTCCTCACGCACGGGGCTCGCGAGACGGTTCGCCTTACGCTCCCCACCACGGTGCCCGACGGCTACGCCTACGTTCCGCAGGGGTGCTTCCTCCTGGGCAGCGCCGAGCCGGAAGAGGTGCGGCGCTTCACGTACAGCCCGCCGATTCATCGCTTCTGTCTCAACGAGGGCTATCTGATTGGCCGGAGGGAGGTGACGTTCGGCGACTGGCTGGCCTACCTGGACGACCTGCCTCCGGACGCGCCCGCGAGGCGCATCCTCGAACAGCCACGCTTCGGCGACGGGGGGGCCGTCTCACTCTGGAAGCACCCGAAGGATGGGTGGCTCTTCTCCTTCCAGCATTCGCGCGAGGAGTTCAGCGCGGTGAAGGTGGGCGAGGATTTCGTGTACACGGGGCGGACGCGGAGGAACACCGCCGACTGGAGGCGGTTTCCCCTGTCTGGCGTTTCGGCCCGGGACCTGGATGGCTATTTCTACTGGCTCGACCGGACGAAGCGTCTGCCGGGAGCGCGCCTGTGCGGCCAGCACGAATGGGAGTACGCGGCCCGGGGCGCGGATGGCCGGCGATACCCCCATGGCGACCAATTGCAGCCCGACGACGCCAACGTCGACGAGACGTACGACCGGCAGCCCACGGCCTTCGGGCCCGACATGGTCGGCGCCCACCCTGACTCGGTGAGTCCCTTCGGCCTGGAAGACATGGCCGGCAACGCCTACGAGCTCACGCGCGCCGCGACACCGGGGTTCGGGCGCGTCGTGCTCCGAGGGGGCGCCTGGTATTACGACGCCTTTCTCGCGGCCAGCGCGGACCTCTCACCCGGTGACCCCACGGCGCGCGATGCCAGGATTGGCGTGCGGGTCTGTGCTTCGTTTTCACCAGGGTAG